In Candidatus Aegiribacteria sp., the DNA window ATCGGTCCATACCGTCTGCATTTCCATGCAGTTCTCGAAAGTACCGGCGGTTACGGTAACGTTAGCTGACATCGAAAGAATTTCTCCCGTTGTAGGGGGTTCTTCAGAAAATGTCCATGTAGCCCCGTTCTGAAGTGGAAATGGAACAGTAAATGAAGAATCGGTATCTGCCAGGTGGTGATATCCGAAAAGACCGCTGTCGGTTATCCGGATGTACTCTGTATAGGTAGAATCAGTGACAAAGGTTTGTCCGCCCATTTCAGTGGTGTCGCAAACGGTGTTTACCTGAACGAAAACATCAAAACCCTCTGAATGAGTCTCGGTTCCGGTTATGTCAACTTCAGTTTTTCCCGATATGGTTCCCATCTCTACTCCACTGATACTGACGGTGCCTGAGCAATCGTAAGTCCATGTATTTCCTACAGCCAGCGGATAGAACTCCGAATCATTGCCGGGTGTAGGCCCGACAGGATCATTACTGCCACCGCAGGCGAAAGCTGCCAGAATCAGCGCAGTTGATAGTATTAACATTGTTTTCATGTAGATTTCCTCCCTGTTTGAATTAAATTCAAGCGATAATATACAAAACCTTTCTGCCTGTCCATTCAGGCAATCCTCAGAAAGATAACGTTCTCTGTTTAAAACCATATCCCATAACATCGTAAGCATCGTGCAGAACCATGAATGCATCGGAATCTATCTTTTTCAGAATTCTTCTGAGAAGCATTACCTGCCTGCGGTGAATGCAGACGTATATGACATCCTTCTCTTCCCTTTTGTATCCACCCTCCGCTTTAAGAAAGGTCACTCCTCTGTTGAGCTTATCGAATATGGCATCTCTAACTTCATCGGGTTTATCTGTAATTATCATAACTGCTTTTACATAAGGCATTCCCTCTGACGCAAAATCCGTCATTCTGCTTGTAAGGAACAGGTTAAGATAAGCCCAGATAACGATAGTCGGATTCTTAAATGCGACTCCAACCGCAAGAATGATGAGGGATTCGACCATCCAGTAACCGGCGCTTATAGATACACCGGTGTACTTCTTCAGAATGGCTACAGGGATATCGGTTCCGCCGGTGGAACCCCGGAATTTGAAAATCAGCCCAAGACCTATTCCAAGCAATGAGGATCCGGCAATTGACGCGAGAAGTATGTCCATCTCAGAATTACCCGTAAGAAACACCGCCAGACGGGGAAGCTGCCCCTCGCCGGCTATGTTGTGTACAATATCCCCGTAACTGGAAAGGAATGAGAGATGGGACGGCCGGAAAACCCAGCACATGCTATTCGACATGAGCATTCCCACAAGACTTCGAATTCCGAACTGCTTCCCGATAAAAATGTATCCGAGGATGAAGAGCGGTATATTGAATCCGAACATCCAGATACTCTCCGACGTGCCTGTCCACTGATACAGAACCTGTGCCAATCCGGCGACGCCGCCCGGAGATACACGAAATGGAAAAAGGAACCACGAATAGGCCACTCCAAAAAGAACAGAACCGGCGAGAATACCGGCGTAATCCTGCACTTCGTTTTTAATACTCACTCTCATCACCTCCCGGGTGCTGTAAATGAAAAGGACAAAGCTTGAAACAGCTCTGCCCGCAGCCGTGAATATACTGAATAAAAACTCCGAAAACCAGAAAACACTAA includes these proteins:
- a CDS encoding YitT family protein, which translates into the protein SVFWFSEFLFSIFTAAGRAVSSFVLFIYSTREVMRVSIKNEVQDYAGILAGSVLFGVAYSWFLFPFRVSPGGVAGLAQVLYQWTGTSESIWMFGFNIPLFILGYIFIGKQFGIRSLVGMLMSNSMCWVFRPSHLSFLSSYGDIVHNIAGEGQLPRLAVFLTGNSEMDILLASIAGSSLLGIGLGLIFKFRGSTGGTDIPVAILKKYTGVSISAGYWMVESLIILAVGVAFKNPTIVIWAYLNLFLTSRMTDFASEGMPYVKAVMIITDKPDEVRDAIFDKLNRGVTFLKAEGGYKREEKDVIYVCIHRRQVMLLRRILKKIDSDAFMVLHDAYDVMGYGFKQRTLSF